The Pygocentrus nattereri isolate fPygNat1 chromosome 4, fPygNat1.pri, whole genome shotgun sequence genome includes a window with the following:
- the LOC108441297 gene encoding uncharacterized protein LOC108441297 isoform X2 — protein MKDNRMEKVGLGVHDGPPPPSAVQSERTPEVALDAVFSARLLGNETPEPEHEQVSSEDEEETLFGYPKDSKILRFFMKTAEELVRWLESTFLPQFPVWFLYEHLVGRLMEEVKMLAWINITFEASDAQLFPDEDDAVSYIISEVHEDLLNKPWRMEVSCFNEGLLYYITYAVMNAFINYTMFCCKAARTSPDTDLEEEGSQGEPEMQELCSTALSQRSPSKCEELIQELGGSSDSSDECSETLTGFQTYKDRLVKIPIRSLMTASEDPEVENPEDLEVPACANGTTGSTTTRTKWKKLRSRISSFVRRVFLFGCVPSRRVSFPVPPTS, from the exons ATGAAAG ATAACAGGATGGAGAAAGTTGGCCTGGGCGTGCACGATGGCCCACCTCCACCATCTGCTGTGCAGTCAGAAAG GACCCCGGAAGTGGCCCTTGACGCTGTGTTCAGTGCTCGGCTTTTGGGAAATGAAACTCCAGAGCCTGAGCATGAACAGGTGTCCTCAGAGGATGAGGAGGAAACTCTGTTTGGGTATCCTAAAGACTCCAAGATCCTCAGGTTCTTCATGAAGACTGCTGAGGAGCTGGTCAGATGGCTGGAGTCTACATTTCTTCCTCAATTCCCTGTATGGTTCCTCTACGAGCATCTGGTGGGTCGTTTGATGGAAGAAGTGAAGATGCTGGCCTGGATTAATATTACCTTTGAGGCATCTGATGCGCAGCTCTTCCCTGACGAGGACGATGCCGTGTCTTATATTATCAGTGAAGTGCATGAAGACCTCTTGAACAAGCCCTGGAGAATGGAAGTATCTTGTTTCAACGAGGGACTCCTATATTACATCACCTACGCTGTCATGAACGCTTTCATTAATTACACGATGTTCTGCTGTAAAGCAGCAAGAACATCCCCAGACACTGACCTTGAGGAGGAAGGATCACAGGGGGAGCCTGAGATGCAGGAACTCTGCAGCACCGCCCTCAGTCAGCGGAGTCCATCAAAGTGCGAGGAACTGATCCAAGAACTTGGTGGATCTTCTGATTCGAGTGACGAGTGCTCTGAGACCCTCACCGGCTTCCAAACTTACAAGGACAGGCTGGTGAAAATACCAATCAGGAGCCTAATGACAGCGTCTGAGGACCCGGAGGTGGAGAATCCTGAAGACCTGGAGGTTCCTGCCTGTGCTAATG gtACTACAGGTTCCACCACAACCAGAACAAAGTGGAAGAAGCTCCGTTCTCGTATCTCCAGCTTCGTGAGACGAGTCTTCCTCTTCGGATGCGTCCCATCTAGGCGCGTG tcgtttccagttccacccactagttag
- the LOC108441297 gene encoding uncharacterized protein LOC108441297 isoform X1, with protein MKDNRMEKVGLGVHDGPPPPSAVQSERTPEVALDAVFSARLLGNETPEPEHEQVSSEDEEETLFGYPKDSKILRFFMKTAEELVRWLESTFLPQFPVWFLYEHLVGRLMEEVKMLAWINITFEASDAQLFPDEDDAVSYIISEVHEDLLNKPWRMEVSCFNEGLLYYITYAVMNAFINYTMFCCKAARTSPDTDLEEEGSQGEPEMQELCSTALSQRSPSKCEELIQELGGSSDSSDECSETLTGFQTYKDRLVKIPIRSLMTASEDPEVENPEDLEVPACANGTTGSTTTRTKWKKLRSRISSFVRRVFLFGCVPSSRFQFHPLVRTPPRLLLRPAKPTTASFRPAVHATSQDSRTRRSVTSANRRLH; from the exons ATGAAAG ATAACAGGATGGAGAAAGTTGGCCTGGGCGTGCACGATGGCCCACCTCCACCATCTGCTGTGCAGTCAGAAAG GACCCCGGAAGTGGCCCTTGACGCTGTGTTCAGTGCTCGGCTTTTGGGAAATGAAACTCCAGAGCCTGAGCATGAACAGGTGTCCTCAGAGGATGAGGAGGAAACTCTGTTTGGGTATCCTAAAGACTCCAAGATCCTCAGGTTCTTCATGAAGACTGCTGAGGAGCTGGTCAGATGGCTGGAGTCTACATTTCTTCCTCAATTCCCTGTATGGTTCCTCTACGAGCATCTGGTGGGTCGTTTGATGGAAGAAGTGAAGATGCTGGCCTGGATTAATATTACCTTTGAGGCATCTGATGCGCAGCTCTTCCCTGACGAGGACGATGCCGTGTCTTATATTATCAGTGAAGTGCATGAAGACCTCTTGAACAAGCCCTGGAGAATGGAAGTATCTTGTTTCAACGAGGGACTCCTATATTACATCACCTACGCTGTCATGAACGCTTTCATTAATTACACGATGTTCTGCTGTAAAGCAGCAAGAACATCCCCAGACACTGACCTTGAGGAGGAAGGATCACAGGGGGAGCCTGAGATGCAGGAACTCTGCAGCACCGCCCTCAGTCAGCGGAGTCCATCAAAGTGCGAGGAACTGATCCAAGAACTTGGTGGATCTTCTGATTCGAGTGACGAGTGCTCTGAGACCCTCACCGGCTTCCAAACTTACAAGGACAGGCTGGTGAAAATACCAATCAGGAGCCTAATGACAGCGTCTGAGGACCCGGAGGTGGAGAATCCTGAAGACCTGGAGGTTCCTGCCTGTGCTAATG gtACTACAGGTTCCACCACAACCAGAACAAAGTGGAAGAAGCTCCGTTCTCGTATCTCCAGCTTCGTGAGACGAGTCTTCCTCTTCGGATGCGTCCCATCTAG tcgtttccagttccacccactagttaggactcccccaaggCTTCTTCTGAGACCTGCTAAACcaaccaccgcttcttttcgaccTGCCGTTCACGCA